A single genomic interval of Tursiops truncatus isolate mTurTru1 chromosome 1, mTurTru1.mat.Y, whole genome shotgun sequence harbors:
- the KCNA10 gene encoding potassium voltage-gated channel subfamily A member 10, with translation MDACGWKEMEVALVNFDNSDEIQEEPAYATDFDLTTPKGQTGSSSFSNWNIFNNDSTNHETAFSKLPGDYIDPPGPEAAVLNEGNQRVIINIAGLRFETQLKTLNQFPETLLGDWEKRMQFFDSMRNEYFFDRNRPSFDGILYYYQSGGKIRRPASVPIDVFADEISFYELGSEAMDQFREDEGFIKDPETLLPTNDIHRQFWLLFEYPESSSAARGVAMVSVLVVVISITVFCLETLPEFQEDRELKVVRDSSLNMSKTVLSHTMFTDPFFVVESTCIMWFTFELVLRFVVCPSKTDFFRNIINIIDIISIIPYFATLITELVQETEPSTQQNMSLAILRVIRLVRVFRIFKLSRHSKGLQILGQTLKASMRELGLLIFFLFIGVILFSSAVYFAEVDEPESHFSSIPDGFWWAVVTMTTVGYGDMCPTTPGGKIVGTLCAIAGVLTVALPVPVIVSNFNYFYHRETENEEKQNIPGKIDKLLNSVGSRMGSTDSLSKTNNGCSSEKSRK, from the coding sequence ATGGATGCGTGTGGCTGGAAAGAAATGGAGGTTGCCCTGGTCAATTTTGATAACTCAGATGAAATCCAGGAAGAGCCAGCCTATGCCACAGACTTTGACCTAACCACCCCGAAAGGCCAGACTGGGAGCAGCTCCTTCTCCAACTGGAATATCTTCAACAACGACAGCACCAACCATGAGACGGCCTTCTCCAAGCTCCCAGGAGACTACATCGATCCCCCAGGGCCTGAGGCAGCGGTCTTGAATGAAGGAAACCAGCGGGTGATCATCAACATTGCTGGGCTAAGGTTCGAGACCCAGCTCAAAACACTCAATCAGTTCCCAGAGACCCTCCTGGGAGACTGGGAGAAAAGGATGCAGTTCTTTGACTCCATGAGAAATGAGTATTTCTTTGACAGGAACCGGCCCAGTTTTGATGGAATCCTATATTATTACCAGTCAGGTGGGAAAATCCGGCGCCCGGCCAGTGTCCCTATCGACGTCTTTGCTGATGAGATCTCCTTCTATGAACTGGGCAGTGAGGCCATGGACCAGTTCCGAGAGGATGAAGGCTTCATCAAAGATCCTGAAACATTGCTCCCCACCAACGATATCCACCGGCAGTTCTGGCTCCTCTTCGAGTACCCTGAGAGCTCCAGCGCCGCCCGTGGTGTGGCCATGGTCTCTGTCTTGGTCGTGGTCATCTCCATCACCGTCTTCTGCCTCGAGACACTTCCCGAGTTCCAAGAAGACAGGGAACTGAAGGTGGTGAGAGACTCCAGCCTCAACATGAGCAAGACCGTCCTCTCCCACACCATGTTCACCGACCCTTTCTTCGTGGTGGAGTCCACCTGCATCATGTGGTTCACCTTCGAGCTGGTGCTCCGCTTTGTGGTCTGCCCCAGCAAGACCGACTTCTTCAGGAACATCATAAACATCATCGATATCATCTCCATCATCCCCTACTTTGCAACCCTCATCACGGAGCTGGTCCAGGAGACAGAGCCGAGCACCCAGCAGAACATGTCCCTGGCCATCCTGAGGGTCATCCGCCTGGTGAGGGTCTTCCGCATCTTCAAGCTCTCCCGCCACTCCAAGGGGCTGCAGATCCTGGGGCAGACGCTGAAGGCTTCCATGCGGGAGCTGGGgctactcatttttttcctttttattggggTCATCCTTTTCTCCAGTGCAGTCTACTTTGCTGAGGTGGACGAGCCAGAGTCCCATTTCTCTAGCATTCCTGATGGCTTCTGGTGGGCGGTGGTCACCATGACAACTGTGGGCTATGGGGACATGTGCCCAACCACCCCAGGAGGGAAAATTGTGGGGACTCTGTGTGCCATTGCAGGGGTCCTCACCGTTGCCCTCCCTGTGCCTGTCATTGTCTCCAACTTTAACTACTTTTACCACCGGGAGACTGAGAATGAGGAGAAGCAGAACATCCCAGGAAAAATTGACAAACTCCTCAACAGTGTGGGCTCAAGAATGGGCAGCACAGACTCTCTTAGTAAGACCAACAATGGCTGCTCCTCAGAGAAGTCTAGGAAGTGA